One genomic region from Pseudorca crassidens isolate mPseCra1 chromosome 11, mPseCra1.hap1, whole genome shotgun sequence encodes:
- the CCT2 gene encoding T-complex protein 1 subunit beta has product MASLSLAPVNIFKAGADEERAETARLSSFVGAIAIGDLVKSTLGPKGMDKILLSSGRDASLMVTNDGATILKNIGVDNPAAKVLVDMSRVQDDEVGDGTTSVTVLAAELLREAESLIAKKIHPQTIIAGWREATKAARQALLNSAVDHGSDEVKFRQDLMNIAGTTLSSKLLTHHKDHFTKLAVEAVLRLKGSGNLEAIHVIKKLGGSMVDSYLDEGFLLDKKIGVNQPKRIENAKILIANTGMDTDKIKIFGSRVRVDSTAKVAEIEHAEKEKMKEKVERILKHGINCFINRQLIYNYPEQLFGAAGVMAIEHADFAGVERLALVTGGEIASTFDHPELVKLGSCKLIEEVMIGEDKLIHFSGVALGEACTIVLRGATQQILDEAERSLHDALCVLAQTVKDSRTVYGGGCSEMLMAHAVTQLASRTPGKEAVAMESYAKALRMLPTIIADNAGYDSADLVAQLRAAHSEGNTTAGLDMKEGTIGDMAMLGITESFQVKRQVLLSAAEAAEVILRVDNIIKAAPRKRVPDHLPC; this is encoded by the exons ATG gcGTCCCTTTCCCTTGCACCTGTTAATATCTTCAAGGCTGGAGCTGATGAAGAGAGAGCAGAGACAGCTCGTCTG TCTTCTTTTGTTGGTGCCATTGCTATTGGAGACTTGGTAAAGAGCACGTTGGGACCCAAGGGCATG GACAAAATTCTGTTAAGCAGTGGACGAGATGCTTCTCTTATGGTAACCAATGATGGtgcaactattttaaaaaacattggtGTGGACAATCCAGCTGCTAAAGTTTTAGTTG ataTGTCAAGGGTTCAAGACGATGAAGTTGGTGATGGCACTACCTCTGTTACTGTTTTAGCAGCAGAATTACTAAGG GAAGCAGAATCTTTAATTGCAAAAAAGATTCATCCACAGACCATTATTGCGGGTTGGAGAGAAGCCACAAAGGCGGCAAGACAGGCTCTGTTGAATTCTGCAGTCGATCATGG ttCTGACGAAGTTAAATTCCGTCAAGATTTAATGAACATTGCAGGAACAACATTATCCTCAAAACTTCTTACTCATCACAAAGACCACTTTACTAAGTTAGCTGTGGAAGCCGTTCTCAGACTGAAAGGCTCTGGTAATCTGGAGGCAATTCATGTCATCAAGAAGCTAGGAGGAAGTATGGTAGATTCCTATTTAGATGAAG GCTTTCTGTTGGATAAAAAAATTGGAGTAAATCAACCAAAGCGAATTGAAAATGCTAAAATTCTTATTGCAAATACTGGTATGGATACAGACAAAATTAAG ATATTTGGTTCCCGGGTAAGAGTTGATTCTACAGCAAAAGTTGCCGAAATAGAAcatgcagaaaaggaaaaaatgaaggagaaagttGAACGTATTCTTAAGCATGGGATAAATTGCTTTATTAACAG gcaattaatttataattatccTGAACAGCTCTTTGGTGCTGCTGGTGTTATGGCTATTGAGCATGCAGATTTTGCAGGTGTGGAACGCCTCGCTCTTGTCACAG GTGGTGAAATTGCATCTACCTTTGACCACCCAGAACTAGTGAAGCTTGGAAGTTGCAAACTTATTGAGGAAGTCATGATTGGAGAAGacaaactgattcacttttctgggGTAGCCCTTG gtGAGGCTTGCACCATTGTTCTGCGTGGTGCCACTCAACAAATTTTAGATGAAGCAGAAAGATCTCTGCATGATGCTCTTTGTGTTCTTGCCCAAACTGTGAAAGATTCTAGAACAGTTTATGGAGGAG GCTGTTCTGAGATGCTGATGGCTCATGCTGTGACACAGCTTGCAAGTAGAACACCAGGCAAAGAAGCCGTTGCAATGGAGTCTTATGCTAAAGCACTGAGAATG TTGCCAACTATCATAGCTGACAATGCAGGCTATGACAGTGCAGATCTGGTGGCACAGCTTCGAGCAGCCCATAGTGAAGGCAATACAACTGCTGGACTGG ATATGAAGGAAGGTACCATTGGAGATATGGCAATGCTGGGTATAACAGAAAGTTTCCAAGTGAAGCGACAAGTTCTTTTAAGTGCAGCTGAAGCAGCAGAGGTGATTCTACGTGTGGACAACATCATCAAGGCAGCACCAAG GAAACGTGTCCCTGATCACCTCCCCTGTTAA